In the genome of Euwallacea fornicatus isolate EFF26 chromosome 21, ASM4011564v1, whole genome shotgun sequence, the window aatgttaaacgttttgatattttttccataccctgtataaaatttctaaaaaattaaaaatatattttagtagAACGACCCTTTGGAATTAActaggcaaatttttaaacgattgaGGTAATACTATTTGAATTTActgagaattttaaaaagctaaTTTCTCCTTCGATTTGTAGTTTAAATCAAATTCACTCAAAAGTGgtacaaaaaatgttattttgtaataacaaaaaatacttatagtTACAGGCAAAATTAGTATTCGTAACAAAATATTGAGCAttccattaaaatgaaatattttggtGACGCCACGGTTTTCTGAATAATTCGGtaacttacaaaaaataaaaaaaataaaaattcatcaaaCACTAGataacttttatattaaacttttttttccaaacccTACAGTTTCTGGGATAAAATGGTGGATCATCTTGCGTGGACCACCAatacttttcttttcattctTTGACAAATCACTGCAACCTCTTAAAAACAAACGTCTCAGGGTCATAAGTGTACACAGGGCTTCTAATAGGCTCAACGTTCTCATACTTCAATTTCGCAGAAAACGCCATATTAAGCTGATCATCCTTGGTCTCATAGGACACCTTCTGCAATAGCCCCGAGGGATGGTATATGTAGTAGAAACCTTGATCGCTCTCTTCTAATCTGGCGGACGTCTGCAGCTCTTCCACCTCAGTATCGTTGTACTTGAGGGTTGTCGTTGGAAGCTCTGTGGTGGTGAGTTCAGCAGCTTCAGTAGTGGTCGAGTTAACTTCTTCAGGGGGCCCGTAGCTGAGCGGAGGCTGATTAGGAGGGACAGCTAATGTTTCCCTTGGGGGGAGATAAGTTGGAATGCCTGGAGGACCGTATGCTAGCTCTGGCTGGCTAGGCCGGAATGCTCCAGATCCTTCTTTGGGCGCTTCAAATGTCTTCTGAGGAAGGCGGAAAATTGGGCCTGATGGACGCCAGCTGGAGGGTTGGTACTGTGCTAGAGCGATTGTTACAAGTAAAAATGAGGAAACTACCGCTTTAATAGTAGTCATGATTGAATAGCTGGGTAGAGACGTAATAGATTGGAGAGCGAGGAATGAggtttttatagtaaaattttctaagCAAAGTCTGAGAGGATGCGTATTTGGCACTGACCCAGATAGGATATTCTCGGTATTCTTTGTGTTGATAAAAATTGATGTTGGGTGataaatattcatgaaaaCGTATAAAGCATGTAAAATTCTAACAGAAGCAATTTACACTcggtttaaattaaactaacagaaattgttaattattgcaTCCATTAACAACCCCATTCACAGAGTTGGGAGTTTTCATTTCCCATTGAAATCACAAAATACGTTCCTGGggagttaataattaaattttccaacttgcgATAGTATACATGGTGTGGCGATTTAATGTTCATTTATCGCCCcgacaatttttaattcgagACATTTCAGTTTTGCCGGACGTACCAAAGAAATTATTCTAAAGCTCAGCAATAAATCGAGTTGAGTGAGGGTGCTCCGAAGCTTGTCAGCTGCTAAATATTCAGCAATTAATACCCAGCTTAATTCAGCTTCTTGTGGTCGGGTGCTGAACTTGGTAAATGCAGTCTCTGGAATTTATTTCCAGCTGCAAAACCACAGTATGAACGTGTCAAGAGGCCGAAATTGTTGCTCGGTATTAAGACTTCGTCTTTGGAGCGGTTTCGCCCTCCAGCTGGGCGATAAATAAGGGCTTAGCGCCGAACAAGAGCTGCGATATTGTGATTTATGTAACAATGCAGATTCAGACATGGAAATCGAGCCAAACTTTTCCAGAATTCTGGCAACATTGTCACGTGCGAATGGTAGAGGGTGTAAGTTGGGTTGCATAATAGGGCACCGCATAGCAGCGAGCGATAATTACTGAAGCAACGCTGCCAGATTATTGTTAAAGAGCTAAGTTCGCTTACGTTCCCAAGCTAAGTTTCCAAACTTAGAGATGTCTTAACATTGACCTCTATTCTTCCAAGCACAGTACCTAAATATTCATCGAATGTCTTTTAGCAATAATTCTTTTGGTATGGGCCCTATAAGGAGTCGCCTAAAACAACTTATTTCATTACCACCTTCGTGCTATATAACCCACTCGCGTTTCATTAGAATATCAGTGGTATTCGGTAAAATGTATTCCAAACAAGCAAGTTTCTTACTCCTCATTATTTGCCTTTCATTGTGTAAGACAATACCTCAACGAAGACCTTTAACGCGATTTCAAAGACTTGAAGCGGCAGCCGCCCCCTCAAATTCTCCCACAGTCTATGGCCCACCAACTCCAGCTCCGAGCTACGGCCCTCCGCCACCTCCCAGTGCTTCTTATGGACCCCCCGATGAAGCTGCCATGAAGCCTACTGCAGAGCCCACTACAGAGCTACCGTCACTGACCACTGAGGCAAATTCAGAATCAATTGGAAATCATACTGGCAGATTGCAAGTAAATCCTTCTGGGGGGTTCTATTACATTTACCACCCTAGTGGGGCGCTACAGAAAGTCTCCTATCTCACCAGTGCTGCGAGGAACTCTTTGGATGTTAAACTGAAGTACCAGGAGGTGGAACCTATTCGAGGGCCTGTTTACACTTATGATCCGCAGACTTTGGTGCTTCAACAGGTTGTAACACAGGGTTAAGTGCGTGATATAGTAAATTGTGATACTGTcgtaattttaagtattaaagACGCTAATATCTATTTAGCTTGTTTgattgatttgaaatttaaacctCGACCGGGAAAATCGaagtttaattattacatAATCTAATCTAGCAACGTTGCCAAATGTTATTCAAACTATTATTTATGAGGGACAGTATATTTGGGGGCCTACAGTATGTTCTTTGCTACGCGTAGAAATATACATACGCAAGCaaagaaatttcttatttgtaGATGGTTTGCTGCAATAAAGTAATGTAGGAGTAAGTGGTTTTCAGCAcctaaaaaaacttaataccTCTGCAGAAATTCACAGTGCGTAACCAAACTTACAGTTAACAGTAACATGAGGTTAACATTCCCAATAGGCAGGGCCTCTAACCGGGCCTTACCTTGGCCCCTTAACAAAACCAAGGGCAGCAATTTCCTAACTTTCATATCGCAATTGTACCATTTACTCAGATATACCGAGTGTCTAATGTTCATTATCTGCTTAGGAGGAGCGTGAATGTTTATGCTtctagaaaatatttctgCCATTACCTGATCTTCCAGCTTCTGCCCGCAGAAGCACATCAGAGATATTAAGCTCAGATAGGCCAAGATATAGGGCATGCACTTGGGACTCCGATCCTggataatacaaaaaaaaattaaggttgCTCAAATAAACCCGGATTATCCAGAATTTACTTTGACCACTTGGTAGCCAAGTGAGCTTATGGTAGCTGCCACTATTAAAGTAACGTGACCTAGAGACCTTTTGGTCAGCCTATTTAGCTCTCTACACAACCTACAAtgtagataataaaaaaatcaaaattctgcattaacaaaattactaCTCTAAAATATCTTCGTGGTACTCCAACCAAATTCTGAAAGATTGGAATTGTTCCTGGCCGCTGGAAATAGAGCATATCTCCTGGAACAACTGAGAAAGGTGGGCTGCTCTGTCTCCGATAAACACTGTGCAGTGATATACCATGAAGGCTACGAAAAGGGTGCATGAGGAGTATCCTAAGGCCAACATTTGGTATATTAACAATACGCGCTTGTGGGCTAAAGTTAGCTTGAAATTCGGAGGCCACCAAGTAGGACAAAGCACTCCGCACACTTTCCTTCCGTTGTAGCGCTGAAATGGCCTTTTCTGGAAATATGAAACGCAAATGGCGATCTTTACCTTATCACAGCTCTGCTCATCCAAGAGTATCAAAGTGGTGTAGGACAAAAGGCCGCATACCAAAGAAACTACTGCCAGCCTGCCCAGTTGATTTCcaagaatcaaaattttatcgaattgCGGGGGCTTTCCGAAGTATTTGTAGGACATCAGAGTCAAATACAAATAATGCCATTTGAGTTGGTATCTGCTGAATAGTATGGTACCAAGAGAAGCTGCGGTATTAGCAATAAAGAAGGCGAAGACTTCTGTTAACTCAAAGTAGTTCTCTTCTAAGAGTTTTTCAAGttggaaattttcttattactattattagcACGAGTACCTGTTAAGTTGGAGACGAAAAGGATGGTCCCATCCAGGGCGTTTGCACTCCAGAAGATCGACCAAATGTAGAACAACGCGCGTAACACGAACTTATCTGACTGAAGAAATTGGGTGCCGGACAGGAAAATTGCAATGTTGAAGTTTAGATTGCGAGGAAGAAGTTGCATCTTTCCTAGGGGTTCATCAgacattttgtatattatataatttatatgtaattttcataaataggGTGCAATAATGTGTTTCTATCTTCTCAGAAGTCAATATCGGATAATTACAGTAATTTGACTTCTTGTTTATCCTTTTGTTTCACGGAACTTAAATTGTATAAGGAAGTTCCGATATTCCTCTACttatatggaaaaatattgtcCAGTAAGTTATTGGAAAGTTTGAgctaaaaataccaaaattgaGGGCGCAGATAATGAGCGTTGATCGTCACAAGGCGAGATAGAAATAGATGATGTTTACCACCTAAAACaagctaattttttttagggtTTTAAGTTAACTTGCACTAATCTTAAGTCTTTCACATATCTCTAGGGTGTTTACCTCCAATTGGCAGCAACACGTGTTTATTACGTCCAATGGCAAGCGCGTTTCACACCTTTTTTCCTTGACATTTCCTTGTGGTAGGTCAGTAGCGGTCTTATGGGCGCGCTTGGGCAAAGGCTCAGGATGGCGAACTTACCTGGTCGGCGAATTTTCTGGGGGAGCGGAGGGcactaattgaaaatttagccCAGCGCCTGAACTGCTAAGGCTGATCTTGTGGCAGATCACTTCTTCAGCCATCGTCAACCCAATACCGAGTACCCCACTCGGAACCACCAAAGCTATTCGACTTAATTATTCGCTGATGTCAGGAATCGATACGATTTCTCGTtgtgaatttcaaataaaagggCCTCCAATGGACCTCCAGTATGAGCGACGACGAAGGCAGAAACTTTAGAAGTGGCGTAATTAATTCTTTATGATATTTACGATCAAACCTGATTCAGGCTGAAAggagcaaacaaaaaaaatatcaatttagaAACACACTAGAGCAGTTCGTTCAGAGCCAGAACCGAATCAGGAAAATATGGGAAAGTGGTAAAATTCGACTATCAAGAGCTGATTCGACTGAAAAACGAATATAGCAGCTGAAAAGAGGAGAAGGTTGAATTTTAGATTGTTGGGGcatttaattagatttttaatttttttactgaaatttaaaCGGGCGAAGAAAGTTCTTGAAGCTTCAATGACGCCCCATTACTGGGATATGCCACATACAAACAGAAAAAGTTCTATTGTGAAAGTTATATGTAATGAAACTAATACTTTTAGACTTTTGTAATTTAGAGAAAACTATTCAATAACTTcctttttatatacatatgtatataaatttataaaaatcgaaatgtcTGCAACGTAAGTAAAAAATCATCGTTACTGCTAAATCAACTAAATTAGGCAACTGTACATACGAGGGGTGATCAAAAAGTTCCAGGACTTTTTCAATTACGAGGCAATATCAGGATAAAGCGCAGTGCGGTTGGTAGTACTGTTTAACTTGATTCAGCTCAAGCACTTCTGTTTTTTCTGATGctcaatgtttttatttttcgctCAGTTACAGCTGATTATGTATAACGAGTCCGCGTGTTTAGCGA includes:
- the LOC136345870 gene encoding uncharacterized protein — encoded protein: MTTIKAVVSSFLLVTIALAQYQPSSWRPSGPIFRLPQKTFEAPKEGSGAFRPSQPELAYGPPGIPTYLPPRETLAVPPNQPPLSYGPPEEVNSTTTEAAELTTTELPTTTLKYNDTEVEELQTSARLEESDQGFYYIYHPSGLLQKVSYETKDDQLNMAFSAKLKYENVEPIRSPVYTYDPETFVFKRLQ
- the LOC136345871 gene encoding odorant receptor 22c-like encodes the protein MPYILAYLSLISLMCFCGQKLEDQIMNIRHSVYLSKWYNCDMKVRKLLPLVLLRGQGKARLEALPIGNVNLMLLLTVLKTTYSYITLLQQTIYK